AAAATCAATAATAAGGAGCCTATTTATAAAAAAGAATAAAAAGATATATATAATTAATAATTGTATTATATATAAATCTCTCTCCCCCTATTAATAATAAAATTGTAAAGAAAAATTTTTCCGATTTTATTTTATAAACAAAACTTTCAAAATTTATGGTAGAATACAGAAATAGTTTTTAAAAAGTTAGCATTAGAAAATTAAGAAGCTTAGAGCTAGCTAAATAATTACATTCTTTAATCAATCCTAATTTTTTCAAGCATTCTAACACAAAATAAAAATTTTACATGATTTTATTTCACACATAAACGCGCTCCAAGCGTTTGGACAAAGTGCTAATGACTTCATAAGGAATGGTGTTTAAAAGCGTGGCGATTTCGCTTGCGTCATTAGCTTTAGCGCTTTTATCCCCAAACAAAATGACCTCATCGCCCTCTTTAGCTTCAATACCATTGAGTTTGATAAAGCACTGATCCATGCACACCTTGCCAATAAGAGGGGCTAATTGGTTATTGATCGCTACTTGAATGCGATTGCCCAAATCGCGCACCAACCCGTCCGCATACCCTAGAGCTAAAACGCCCACTAAAGTCTCTTCATTGGTGTAAAAATGCTCGCCGTAGCCAATAAATTCGCCTTTTTTGACTCGTTTGATTTGAACAATTTGGGCTTTCAGGCTGATAACATTTTTTAATATCGTTTGAGACGACTCTTTCATTTCATTAGAAGGGTAAAAACCATAGAGCATGATGCCTGGGCGATAGAGATTTAAAAAGCGGTTTTCATTCCCATTACACAAAGAAAGGATACCGGCGGAATTATAAGCATGGCGGTATTGAAACTCTATTTTTTGATCCAAAAGCTGCTCTAAAAAAGCGTTAAAGGCTTTCATTTGGTTTTTAGCATGGGTTTTAATCTTAGCATCAGCGTTGCTTAAATGCGTGAATATCCCTTCCACTTCCAAGCCCTTTAAAGCGCGGATTTTTTTAATGATTTCTATGCTTTTAAAATTAGGCTCCAAGCCCAAGCGGTGCATGCCGGTATCAATTTTGAGATGAATTTTTAAACGTTTTTTGGCTTTTAAAGCCATTTGAGAAAAAACTTCCGCTTGTTCAAGGCTAAAAACCATAGCGCTCAAATCGTTATCAACTAGCATGGAAGCGTTAGCGTTAGGGCTATAACCTAAAATCAAAATGGGGGTTTTAGAAAAATGAGAGCGCAATTCTAAAGCTTCATCTAAGGTCGCTACCCCTAAATAATTAGCCCCTTCTTGTAAAAAAATTTCGCTCGCTTTTAATGCCCCCGCCCCATAAGCGTTCGCCTTAACAACCGCCATGACACAAGCGTCTTTAGGGACAATGCTTTTGACTGCATGAAAATTATGCCTTAAAGAAGCGGTATTCACTTCTACAAAACTCGCCCTTTTTAACATGTTGTCTTACTTGTTAGAATGCTTGCTAAAATACCAACGAGTTTCAGAATAAACCACTTTATGCAATAAGATTAAAGCGATTAAATTAGGGATAGCCATAAGCCCGTTAGAAAGATCCGCTAAATTCCACACAAAATCAATTTTAGCCATAGCCCCTACCATCACGCTCGCTAAAAAAATCAAGCGGTAATATTTCACTTTTTTTCCACCAAAGGCGTACTCAGCGCATTTTTCCCCATAATAAGCCCAGCCAATGATCGTAGAGTAAGCAAAAAAGATCATGGTCAAAAAAATCACCACCGTCCCTAATGAGCCTAGAAAATATTCCGTGCTTTTTAGAGTGAGCAAATTAGCGCTCAATTTCTCCCCATTAGGGAGCAAGGTGTTGTATTCTGGTGCCATTAAAATCACGCTCGCCGTCGCCGAACACACCACTAAAGTCACGATAAAAGTTTGGAGCATGGACACTAGGGCTTGACGCACCGGGTGGTGTGTTTGAGCGCTCGCGGCAATAATGGCTGAGCTCCCTAACCCCGCTTCATTAGAATACAATCCCCTAGCCACGCCCGTTTTTATCATTGTCGCTACCAACGCGCCACTCGCTCCGCCCACAACGGGTTTAGGGTTAAAAGCTTCTTCAAAAATGAGTTTGATCGCTTGAACGGCTAAATCAAAATGGCTAACAATAATATAAATAATAGCGATCAAATACAAAAGTACCATGACAGGAGCCAGGTAAGAAGTGAATTTACCAATGGATTTGATCCCCCTATGACAATAACAGCGGTTAAAAGGGTAAGCAATAAGCCTGAAACCCAATTAGGCAAGTTCGCTTGTTCGCTCAAAATGGAAGAAACCGCATTGGATTGCGTCATGTTACCGGTGCCAATGCTCGCAATAATCGTAAAAATCGCAAACGCCATGGCGAGTTTGGGCATGTTAAGGCCGTTTTTGATGTAATACATGGGCCCTCCATTGTATCCAAACGCCCCTTTTTCCCTGTATTTCACCGCTAAAATCCCCTCAGAATACTTAGTCGCCATGCCAACTAGCCCAGTAACCCACATCCAAAACACCGCTCCTGGCCCTGCGATGCTGATAGCGGTCGCTACGCCTACGATACTCCCAATGCCTACGGTTGCTCCTAAAGAAAGCATGAGGGCGGAAAATTGCGAAATATCGCCCTTAGATTGGGACTCTTTGTCAAAAAGGATTTTGATCGCATAAAAGATTTTACTGAATTGCAAACCCCTAAGATAGAAGGTTAAAAACAAGCCGGTGCCTACTAATAAAATTTGCATGGGAATCCCCCACACCAAATTAGATAATAAACGCACCACCGAATCAATCGTTTCCATAAAAACTCCTCAATAAACTAGGGTTTAAAAAAGAAATTCCTTAATCCCTAAAAAATGCGGAAAAAAGCATAATATCGGCATTTTTTTCATTCGCTCCGTCTTGGCTCAAATTGGCGATGATTTTACCAATGGCCGGGCCAAAAGTGATGCCAAGCCACCCCAGCCCTGTCGCATGGATTAAGTTTTTATAGCGTTTGTCATAGCCCAAATAAGGAATATCATTAGGGGTTAAGGGCCTGAAACCGCACCATTCTATGGCGTCTTTCATTTCAAAAGGCTGCGTGAAAGCGGCTAAATTCTTTTTCATGTTAGCGATTTGCTTTTTATCAATGAGGGCGTTGTTGGTGTTTAATTCTAATTTAGAGGTGATCCTTACAGTGTCTCTTCGTGGGGTCATTGCCATGAAAATATCCGCAAATAAGGAAGAAGTCTTGGGTTTTAATTCTTCAGGCATTTTAAAGGTGATGCTATAGCCTTTAGCCCCCATCATTAAAAAATCGTTCTTGGTTTTTTAATGAGAGTGGGGTTAGCCCCAGTGGCTAGAATGATTGTTTCTGCTTGGATTTTTTCCTTGTGCGTGATAACGCCATCAATGAGGTTGTTTTTAAACTCAAAATCAACCACTTCTTCATTATAAAGGAACTCCACGCCCGCGTTTTGCAAATATTCTTGTAAAGAGCGCATCACTTCGCCCGGATCCACATGCGCGTTTTCGGTCAAAAGCACGCTCCCACAGATATTGTCATTAGCGATAGGCATGTATTCTTTGGTTTCTTTCACATTTAAAATCTTATAAGCACCGCTGTTATCGCAAGTTTTAATCTTTTTTTCAAAACTTTCTTCTAAAGTGTAGATCATCAAAAGCCCGTCTTCTTTATACCAAAAGTCCATGCCGTCTTTTAGCATTTGATGATACATATCAACACTCAGCCACCCGTAGCGTTCAAATAACGCCATGGTGCGGTGCGTGGATTTGGCGTTCGCGCTTGTCATAAACTTTAAAATCCATTGATAGAGCTTTAAATTAAGCCCAAAATGGAATTTTAAAGGGGCTTGGTTTTTGAGCATGAGCTTTAGGGTGTCTAACACCACACCAGGGCATGAGAGTGGGGCTTTTTTAAACGCAGAAATGAGCCCAGCATTCCCAAAAGAAGTGCCATTTGTGCCATCGCTTTTTTCAATCACGCAAACCTTATGCCCTAACTTGTGCATAGAATACGCACAAGAAAGCCCTACAATCCCACCGCCGATTACCACGACTTCTTTTTTCATGCTGATAACCCCTTTAATAAGATCACTTAATGGCTATCGCTTCAATTTCTACTAAAGCGTCTTTAGGCAGTTTAGCCACTTGAAAAGTCGCTCTAGCCGGATAAGGCTCTGTAAAATAGCTCCCATAAATTTCATTCACCACAGCAAAATCGTCTAAACTTTTCAATAAAATAGTCGTTTTAACCACGCTATCCATCCCTAAATTAGCTTCTTTTAAAATCGCTTTGATATTTTCCATGGATTGCATGGTTTGGGAATGAATGTCCGCGCCTTTAAATTCGCCGGTAGTTGCATTAATGCCTAATTGCCCAGAGACAAAAACAAGATCGTTAGTGGCGATAGCTTGAGAGTAAGGGCCTATAGCCTTTGGGGCTAGCGTTGAATGGATGACTTCTTTCATGATTGAAACTCCTATGATGATGTGTTATGTCAGCTATTATTATGCAATCAAATTAAAAAGAAATAAAAAACGAGCGCAAAACGCCATGAATTTTCATCTTATTATAAGGTATTGTATATTTTTTACCCATATTTAGAAACTCTTGAACGGGTTTTGTTTGAATGGAAACTCAAAACATTATCGTTCATTTTTTAAATAAAAGGGATTTTGGCTGTTTTGATTGGTTTTAAAATCAGTTTTGAAATTTTTCATAAGCCCTTGACTTTTATTGTTGAGTTTAGATACAATAACAATCGTCTTTTTGAATAAAGAGTGCGGGAATAGCTCAGTGGTAGAGCACGACCTTGCCAAGGTCGGGGCCGCGGGTTCGATCCCCGTTTCCCGCTCCATATTTTAATTTAACTTCTAGAGCATGGTTTCTATTTAGTTTGCCCAGGTGGTGGAATTGGTAGACACAAGGGACTTAAAATCCCTCGGTAGCAATACCGTGCCGGTTCAAGTCCGGCTTTGGGCACCATTTTTGAGTGCGATTTGATTTTATTTTTTGAATACGCTAGTGTTAAAATTTAAGGCGACATAGCCAAGTGGTAAGGCATGAGTCTGCAAAACTTTGATCCCCCGGTTCGAATCCGGGTGTCGCCTCCATTTATTGTAGTCATTTAGGGACTTTTGCAAGGGACTTTTATAAAAATAGCGGGAGATGGCTGAGTGGTTGAAAGCGGCGGTCTTGAAAACCGTTGAGGGTCATACCTCCGGGGGTTCGAATCCCTCTCTCCCGGCCACTTGATTGAAATCCTTTAAGCGATCGGTTTTGGCAAATTCATCTCTTCTTTTAACAAAGAATTTTGTGAATATTGATTGTCTCTTTTAATTGAAATTTAAGGATTGATTTAAAGGATTTTATTCGGTGGGATTGTCAGCGTTAAGCCTTATTGTTCCTCTTAGCGTTATTTTAATGGTGGTTTTCACTAAAAGAGTCGCGCTCTCGTTATTTACAGGCATTTTAGTGAGCGCTGTTTTAATGCATTCGTTGCACCTTTCCCAACTCGTAGAATATATTTATCATAAAATCACTTCCGTTTTTTACACTTATGAGCCAGAAAAAGGGTTTCATTTCAATCTTTCCAACCTCTATGTTTTTGGGTTTTTAATCTTTTTAGGCGTCTTAAGCCAGGTGATTTTAAAATCCGGTAGCGTGCAGAACTTTGTCAAAAAAGCTAAAAAATACTCAAAAAACGCCAAAACCCCCGAATTTATCGCCTTTTTTTCAGGCATCATTATTTTTGTAGATGATTATTTTAACGCCCTAACCGTGGGGCAAATCTCAAAATCTTTAAACGACGCTCATAACTCCACACGAGAGCGCTTGGCCTATATCATAGACTCCACTTCAGCGCCGGTGTGTTTGTTAGTCCCTATTTCTAGCTGGGGGGCATATATCATGGGGATCATGAATAACGACAGCTCGCCCTTATTGAAAGATAGTTTTTCGGTGCTTGTGCAAAGTTTGAGCAGTAATTATTATGCGATTTTTGCGCTCATTGCGGTGTTTCTCACCATTTTATGGCAAATCAACCTCCCTAGCATGAGGAAGTATCAAAACATAGGCGTGAAGGATTTTTATAGCGAACAAGAAGAAAGCTCTCCAAAACTAGCCCCCTTGAGTTTGTTGCCTCTTTCTATTTTATTATTGATTGTGTCCATTTCATCATTGATTTTTTATACAGGAGTGATCTTAAAAAACACTGATGCGAGTTTTTCGCTCTTTTATGGAGGGCTGTTTTCGCTCATTGTTACTTATCTTTTGGCTTATAGGTTTTTAGAAAAAGGGAGTTTTTTAAAACTCATGTTTGATGGCTTTAAAAGTGTGGGGCCAGCGATACTAGTCTTAACGCTCGCTTGGGCTATTGGGCCTGTGATTAGAGACGACGCTCAAACGGGGCTTTACTTGGCGCAAGTGAGCAAGGGATTTTTAAATAGTGGGGGAGGCGTGTATATGCCTTTAATCTTTTTTTTAATCTCTGGGTTTATCGCCTTTTCTACCGGCACAAGCTGGGGAGCGTTTGCGATCATGCTGCCCATTGGAGCGGGCATGGCTAATGAAAGCGATATTATTTTGATTGTTTCAGCGATTCTCTCAGGGGCGGTTTATGGCGATCACACAAGCCCCATTTCTGACACGACTATATTATCGGCTACGGGGGCAGGGTGTTCGGTGCAAAGCCATTTCATCACGCAACTCCCTTATGCGACTATTGCGATGCTTTGCAGCGCGGTGAGTTTAGGGGTGGCAAGTTTTATGTATTCGCGCTCGCTCGCTTTTTTAATCGGTGTGGCTTTGCTTGTGGGGGTGTTTTATCTTTTAAAAAGGTTGTATGGTGAAAACTAAAAACTTAAAAATTAAAATAAGGTTTTGGCGATCCCTATTGGATTAAAAAAGAGTCTTATCTCATTATCAATCAATTTAAAAAAATTATTCAAAAATAACCATCAATTATAAAAATCTTCACAATTCTCTAAATCGTAACGCTTTTTAAAAAAATACATTTTTTTTAATTTTTTAATCAACCATTAAGGTGTTTTAGGTTAGATTTCCTTATCTGTTAAACATACGGATAATGTTATATCTTAAGGAAAGAAAATGGGGTTAGGACACTAATAAGTTTAGGGATTTTGTTGAGCGTTTTGAGTGGCGATGATCTGAGATTGTATTCAAAACCTTTAGTCTATTCAGCTGGAAGTGGGATTATTGGGATTGATATTGACAAACGGACATTCTATAAACGAGCGTTCGTTTTCACGATGAAATCGTTGTTCGGTGAAAACTTGCTTCTGTTTGTCAAATTGAAGCATTCTGCGTTAATGAGCAAACACATGAAAGGGCCTTTGGAAAACCGCCACCACCATTCTTTCACTAAAAATTATGAAAAAGCGGTTAATGGTTGTCAAAAGTATTTCCATATCAAATTGCCTGAAGGCGCTCCTAGCAACTTCAAATCAGGTTCATACATGGCCACTATGGTGGTGCGTTTTTAAAGCGTTATTTGGGGTATTCTTTAATACCCTTATCGTCTTTTATCGTCTTTTAAAATATCATCTTTTAAAAGCACAAATTTATTTTTTAGCCCTTTTTTAAATCTTCTTAAAACTCTTTTGTTGTAGTAATGAATGAAGTATTTTTAAAATACGGATAAAATTCATAAAAGAAAAATAAAAAGGCTCTGTTTTCATCAAATACAGGTTACTAAAACTTTTTATGGTGGGTTAAAGCGTATTTTTGGCTTTAATTGTTTCTTTTAGGATTAGTTTCATCAAGGTTTAAAGCATTAGCGTCTTTTCTCTTGTCATTTGGCGTTAAAAGCGATCCAATTAGCCCATTTCTTGAATTTTTTGCAACCATCTATTTTTATCTGCCCTAAAAACATGAAGCCAAACAAACCCCCTACAAAAACGCTTCTAATTTATAAGCTTTTTTATGCTCTTGTTTCAAATCCATGTAAGCGTTTAAAAGCATGTATTCTTCAAAAGATAAAACCGCTAGATGCTCCTTAGCGAGATCGTTCATTTCTAATTCTAACAACACGAATAAAAAGGCTTTTTGCGCTTTATCGTCTTCTTGGCTTAAAATCTCAAAAAACTGGAACCATTGATCGGGGACAAGAAATTTTTGCGCTTTTTGGGCGAGCTTTAAATAATCATTCTTGTCATAACCCACCTTTTTGCAAAGCTCTGAAATTTTTAAAGTGTCTGTGTTTAAAGATTTTTCAAAAAAGGCTTTTAAAAAAGACTTCACGCACTCTTTGTCCAAGTTATCTTGCATCGCATTCAAAGCCTTTAAAACCTCTTTTTTGCTGCCTTTTTGGGCGATTTCTATAAAAGCGTAGCGGCGTAATTCCAAAGGGATTTGCGCGTTTGTTAAAACTTCAAAGGCGTTTTTTAAATCGTTATGAATGAAAGCCTTCAAGCGTTTAGAAAAATAAGCATGCTCATAGGCCAGAGAGTGCTTAGCGTGATCTTTAGGCTCAAGGGTGTTATTTTCTATATTGTGGTAATGCTTAAAAAGGTTATCCACTTTTTCGCACCCGCTATTTGGCGTGTTTAAATCAGCCTTTAAATCATAGCGGGCTAAGATTTGAGAGAGATTTTTAGCGAGATCGCTTTTAAATTTCGTTTTTAAAAAAGTCTTTTGAGTGTCTTGGGATAGGATTTGTTTGAGCAATTTGTCAAAATCCCTTTTTTCATGGTATAAGCGGATTTTATGGCTGAGATTGTGCTTGAATAAAAAAACCCATGAAAAAAAAGCGAACATGCCCAAAACGCCCATAAGCCATACCGCAATGGGAAAATTAAAGCTGTAGCTCCCTAAATTAAAGGCGTAAGCTTGCGGATCAATACTATAAACAAACACACCAAAACCCACAATGAACAAAAATGTAAAAATAATATAAAAACGCATGTGTACCTCCTATTTATGGTATGGATGCTTAAAAATAATGCTCAAAGCCCTATAAATTTGCTCGCATAAGACAATTTTAGCCACTTCATGGCTAAAAGTCATCTCGCTCAAACTCCAAGCTTGACAATCCTTTAAAAAATTTTCTTCAAACCCATACGCTCCAGCGATAAAAAAATTAATATTAAGATGATTTTCTAACATTTTACTAAACGCAAAACTATCGCCCCTTTGAGCTTTAGGATGTAAGGCAATATTTTTGCCTTAGGGTTTAAATACGGCTCAAAGGCTAGAGAGTAGCTTTTTTGAGCGAGTTCTCTAGAGATTTTTTGAGCGTTGGCGGTATTTTTAGGGAATAAATCCACTAATTCCAGCTCGCAATCAAATCGCTTGCATTGCTTTTGATAGATTTTCACTAACTCTAAAGGCGAACTTTTAGCGATAGAATACACCACGCAACGCATCAATGTTAAAACTTTAAAAAATCTTTGAAGTCTTATGCATCATCATAGCGATGAGAT
This is a stretch of genomic DNA from Helicobacter pylori. It encodes these proteins:
- the alr gene encoding alanine racemase; translation: MLKRASFVEVNTASLRHNFHAVKSIVPKDACVMAVVKANAYGAGALKASEIFLQEGANYLGVATLDEALELRSHFSKTPILILGYSPNANASMLVDNDLSAMVFSLEQAEVFSQMALKAKKRLKIHLKIDTGMHRLGLEPNFKSIEIIKKIRALKGLEVEGIFTHLSNADAKIKTHAKNQMKAFNAFLEQLLDQKIEFQYRHAYNSAGILSLCNGNENRFLNLYRPGIMLYGFYPSNEMKESSQTILKNVISLKAQIVQIKRVKKGEFIGYGEHFYTNEETLVGVLALGYADGLVRDLGNRIQVAINNQLAPLIGKVCMDQCFIKLNGIEAKEGDEVILFGDKSAKANDASEIATLLNTIPYEVISTLSKRLERVYV
- a CDS encoding RidA family protein; this translates as MKEVIHSTLAPKAIGPYSQAIATNDLVFVSGQLGINATTGEFKGADIHSQTMQSMENIKAILKEANLGMDSVVKTTILLKSLDDFAVVNEIYGSYFTEPYPARATFQVAKLPKDALVEIEAIAIK
- a CDS encoding Na+/H+ antiporter NhaC family protein produces the protein MGLSALSLIVPLSVILMVVFTKRVALSLFTGILVSAVLMHSLHLSQLVEYIYHKITSVFYTYEPEKGFHFNLSNLYVFGFLIFLGVLSQVILKSGSVQNFVKKAKKYSKNAKTPEFIAFFSGIIIFVDDYFNALTVGQISKSLNDAHNSTRERLAYIIDSTSAPVCLLVPISSWGAYIMGIMNNDSSPLLKDSFSVLVQSLSSNYYAIFALIAVFLTILWQINLPSMRKYQNIGVKDFYSEQEESSPKLAPLSLLPLSILLLIVSISSLIFYTGVILKNTDASFSLFYGGLFSLIVTYLLAYRFLEKGSFLKLMFDGFKSVGPAILVLTLAWAIGPVIRDDAQTGLYLAQVSKGFLNSGGGVYMPLIFFLISGFIAFSTGTSWGAFAIMLPIGAGMANESDIILIVSAILSGAVYGDHTSPISDTTILSATGAGCSVQSHFITQLPYATIAMLCSAVSLGVASFMYSRSLAFLIGVALLVGVFYLLKRLYGEN
- a CDS encoding LapA family protein; translation: MRFYIIFTFLFIVGFGVFVYSIDPQAYAFNLGSYSFNFPIAVWLMGVLGMFAFFSWVFLFKHNLSHKIRLYHEKRDFDKLLKQILSQDTQKTFLKTKFKSDLAKNLSQILARYDLKADLNTPNSGCEKVDNLFKHYHNIENNTLEPKDHAKHSLAYEHAYFSKRLKAFIHNDLKNAFEVLTNAQIPLELRRYAFIEIAQKGSKKEVLKALNAMQDNLDKECVKSFLKAFFEKSLNTDTLKISELCKKVGYDKNDYLKLAQKAQKFLVPDQWFQFFEILSQEDDKAQKAFLFVLLELEMNDLAKEHLAVLSFEEYMLLNAYMDLKQEHKKAYKLEAFL